A stretch of Gadus chalcogrammus isolate NIFS_2021 chromosome 9, NIFS_Gcha_1.0, whole genome shotgun sequence DNA encodes these proteins:
- the LOC130389520 gene encoding annexin A2-like: MVFNNHTQFTEEPGLYSCFTSLVGTKHRTIKMAMVSEFLGQLSLNAATVDPTYPALVPFKDFDPGTDAARIETAIKTKGVDESTIIDILTKRTYSQRREIAFAYEKRAKKEMIPALKDALSGSLESVILGLMKSTAQYDASVIKGSIKGLGTDEETLIEIVCSRSKAEMLEIKRVYKELFKKDLDKDVAGDTSGNFAKLLLALVQGQRADPSSIVDYQKIDDDARALYEAGVKRKGTDVACWISILSERSAPHLQKVFQKYKSYSPYDMQESIRKEVKGDLEKSFLTLVDCLENKQLYFASRLNDAMKSKGAKEKVLTRIMVSRCEVDLRKIRGEYKTQYGESLHKTIFEHTKGDYQRALLSLCGGDD; this comes from the exons ATGGTATTTAACAACCACACCCAGTTCACCGAGGAACCAGGACTGTACAGCTGCTTCACTTCTCTAGTCGGGACAAAACACAG gaCTATCAAAATGGCGATGGTATCAGAGTTTCTGGGTCAGCTGTCCCTGAACGCAGCG ACCGTGGACCCCACCTACCCCGCCCTGGTCCCCTTCAAGGACTTTGACCCGGGCACGGACGCAGCCAGGATAGAGACCGCCATCAAGACCAAGG GAGTGGATGAGAGCACCATCATCGACATTCTGACCAAGAGAACCTACTCCCAGAGGAGAGAGATTGCCTTCGCCTATGAGAAGAGAGCCAAGAAG GAGATGATCCCTGCGTTGAAAGATGCTCTTTCTGGCTCTTTGGAGTCTGTGATCCTGGGTCTGATGAAGAGCACAGCGCAGTATGATGCCAGCGTGATCAAAGGCTCCATTAAG GGCTTAGGAACTGACGAGGAGACACTCATTGAGATTGTGTGTTCCCGTAGCAAAGCAGAGATGCTGGAGATCAAGAGAGTGTACAAGGAGT TGTTCAAGAAGGACCTGGACAAGGACGTGGCCGGGGACACGTCTGGAAACTTCGCCAAGCTGCTCCTGGCCCTCGTGCAG GGCCAGAGGGCGGACCCGTCCAGCATCGTGGACTACCAGAAGATAGACGACGACGCCAGG GCTCTCTACGAAGCCGGGGTGAAGAGAAAAGGAACGGATGTAGCTTGCTGGATATCCATCCTCTCTGAGAGGAGTGCGCCCCATCTACAGAAAG tgttccAGAAGTACAAGAGCTACAGCCCATACGACATGCAGGAGAGCATCCGTAAGGAGGTCAAAGGTGACCTGGAGAAGTCCTTCCTTACGCTAG TGGACTGCCTGGAAAACAAGCAGCTGTACTTTGCCAGCAGACTCAACGACGCCATGAAG agcAAAGGGGCGAAGGAGAAGGTTCTGACCCGGATCATGGTGTCGCGTTGTGAGGTGGACCTCAGGAAGATCCGTGGGGAATACAAGACCCAATACGGAGAGTCTCTGCACAAGACCATTTTC GAACACACCAAGGGGGACTACCAGAGGGCCCTGCTCAGCCTGTGTGGAGGAGATGATTAG